The genome window TGGGGAATACTCTCGGTAAAAGTCTTTTGCCCATCTCTCTACCTGAACCTGCTGCTTGTTTTGAGCACCCTCCTCGCTTGTTCGAGACCCCAAAGGCTCGTCGGATGTAAGGGGTACCAGATGCAGCTGTTCTTCTTTTTGACCCGGATTCAGATCCCACGGGACTTCCTTCAATTCGATCCCATCCGCGCTGAGCTGTACAGATTCCGGTATCCTGATCTGCAAACGAGTCGCAGGCTCATCCTCGTCTGTTCTCCATCCGACCGTCAAAGGGCTTTTCCCGACCGGCTTGACGGCCACTGAAAAACGGGCTCCCTCTTGAATGGAATGGGTGAGCTCCTGATCGTCCTGATTGACGACAAACTCAGGCTCATCTTTTGACCTCTGCAAGGATGCCTGGATGCGCAGCTCCCCTCCCTCTACCCATGCCCATGCCTCTTTTAGTAAGGATTGACGCTCCTCTTTGGCCCAAGCCGATGTAACAAAATCACATCCCAGTAATGTGAGTATCAGTATGAGCAACGCAAGACGCTTGACCGATTTCCCCACAAAAATACCCCCTCGTCTCTTTCTTTCTTCACAGTAGAAAAAGACAGCGCGGGGGCGCAAATATATTTAGTGGGTGGTATGATTTCGTAATCCTTGGCGTTCCCAGGAATTCGCAATGATACGGAACGGGACCCGATAACCATCGAGCTGATGCCCTTGCCCTCCGCTTTTTACCGGGTAGGCAAACCCTTTTCTGGCATCAAATCGGAACTGCACAAAATAGTAAACGGCATACGAGGAGTCCTTTTGGAATCCTCGTTGCTTGTCTCCCATCAACGGAATGTCAACACCCACCTCACGAGACCCAAGCTTGGAAGCGGAATACGCAGTGCCCCTCCACAAAAGCGAGCTGTTTGTCACCAGTGGAAGCACCGATTGCAAAGGGGTTTGCCTCATTCCGGTTTCCGAAATCCATGCTTGTGCAGACACGATGACGGGATATCGGCCACTGACCGGATGTCGATGCCGATCCTGAAGTGCCACCTGAGACAAAATGCGCTCCCCGGCGTAGAAGTCATTGGCCACGCTGTTTGGATAACGGTCTCTCGCGTGGTACTCAGCCCATTCCGCTGTATGATGGATTGACCCCGCAGCATTGGGCTCGAACACCTCAAAGTACCTCTCTCCGCCTTTCACCGTAATGGTGTACCGCCCGTTCATGGTTTTCGCCTCGCTCTTTGCCTCGCATATCTCCTCGTCGTTTTCGTCTGTCGTGCAGCTGTCATAAGTCAGGGCAAAGTGGATGCTGTAATCCATGACGATGACAAATCCGTTAATCTCCGCCTTGTACTTCAGGGATTGCAGCTCTTGGCGCCACGTCGTTTGTGTCGGGACAATCGTTCCTGTGTACAGGTAGTCCCCGCCTGTCGATGCACTGCTCACTTGCCATTGCTGCGCTGTTCCCGGTCCGCTGACTTTCAAGTCTAGCCTGTTCGGGTTGTAAACCGCCATGCTTTTGGCATCAGTAATCCATCCGGGCACCGCTGTAACCGTGACATTTTGAATTCCTTCCCCGCTCACGGATTGCTCGAGCTGCGCCTTGTAGTCCGTGATTTTCGCATTGATTTCCTGCTGGGTCCTTTGAAACCCTTCGTTGATTTTCGTCTGGTCGATCACAACTCGAATCGTCGCAGGCTCGCGTTCCCATACTCCGTCCGTCTGTACGGTCAGCTTTTGCAGCTGGCGACTGTCACTATCGTATATCTCCAAGCCGATTTCCCCACCGTCAAAATTTCCTCCTCCTCCAGGTGGACTCGGGATTTCCGACCCTCCAGTGACAGTCACAGGCCAGAGCGCACGATTGTCGGACCAGTTCACTTCATTGTCCGGCTTGTTTTTGGAAGGATTGATGTTTGCAATGAAGTTTTCCGCTTTCTGTGGATATTTTGTGGGTACCGTAATCGTCCTGACTTCCCCCGGCTTGAACTTATCCACATCCAGCAGTGTTTCTTGTGGAGAGCTCTCCCATCGGACCGCCAGTTTGGTGTCGTGCTCCAGCAGTCCTGCATTTTTTATCTTGAAAGTAATCGTGCTTGCTGTCCCTGATGCTTGCGGCTGTTTGGGCGTGATGGCAAAACTGCTTTTCACGATCAACAGATTCTCACCAGCTGGTGCACTCTCTCCGACCTGGATAAAGAAGTAACCATCGCACAGATTCGACGAAGAGTCCTCGTCATAGAAATTCAGCAGGTAGAGCCCTTCCAGCACCTTGCCTGTACTCTCGTCCTTGGGGAGACGCAGCCAATGATCTTCACTCGGATTTGTTCCATTCGGCAAAGAATGATCTCCCCGATTGAACCTCCATGTCCCCGTATCCGGATCAAACCATTGAACGACGAATTTCGTATCCTCGCTCGTGAACAGCTTGAGATTGTAGCCGGCATGGTCAAAATCGGCCGAATCCAGCTCGACGATTTCCCCGCGTTCCACGTTGCGCGTCCATTTCTTGTCTCCGGACGTGCTTTCCATGCTGATCACCAGGTCATAGCATCGCTTATACGAAAGAACCGTAAAGGCAAATTCCCTGACGCACCCCGTTTCTGAAAGGAACACAAGCTTCATTTTCTCTCCCACCTCGATGTCATCCGGAAGCACGATATCCAGCTTTTCATCGGCGGCCAGCTTCTGACTGAGCGCTACCTTTTTCCCGGCATACTCCAAAAACCACGTACCCGCAGCGCTTGCAGAGACTTTCATATGCGTGTCGTATCCTTCAGACGTTTGGGTAAAGAGCTCCTTGTAGATCGGGTCCGATTCCAAATCGGTGAAAG of Brevibacillus choshinensis contains these proteins:
- a CDS encoding ABC transporter permease, whose protein sequence is MQPYQAYNLAELATASGGAGYTIGDNLEPNGNGYISVGHFRTTSLPTGQVSTNKTKYAVNEQVTITANATDYSYYDRGILIWNLSVINKTTGKGYYQFETNREVPDQSGYLPLVNESSSPKPFPWSQSYQYKPTEAGLYEVSLTITDRHHRARQGSPSMSVSIPYTYQFTVGEVPTDPDPDPEPPGACTRITMDLRLEQENSDKELAGVSSGGERITVKEGTRIIATAKKAGTFTHSGAVMQSGSGNNRKVGITDAPAAGTFTIAYESDDGTDCWQKTFEVADGEDGTDRCPIISVNGSSMGKGSTIEVAPGEEVRLQAKYTNANGEQGPAEIKWDVTRPDGTVETLPGSYDEVGGRQRWGTRNSAKLSLPFGTGNDRHDVLLERGKTYRVKLNFESALWLGRPECDWELVIKVRDSSCTITEQAKIKFKKYGEPPSEYPPGGVAFTDLESDPIYKELFTQTSEGYDTHMKVSASAAGTWFLEYAGKKVALSQKLAADEKLDIVLPDDIEVGEKMKLVFLSETGCVREFAFTVLSYKRCYDLVISMESTSGDKKWTRNVERGEIVELDSADFDHAGYNLKLFTSEDTKFVVQWFDPDTGTWRFNRGDHSLPNGTNPSEDHWLRLPKDESTGKVLEGLYLLNFYDEDSSSNLCDGYFFIQVGESAPAGENLLIVKSSFAITPKQPQASGTASTITFKIKNAGLLEHDTKLAVRWESSPQETLLDVDKFKPGEVRTITVPTKYPQKAENFIANINPSKNKPDNEVNWSDNRALWPVTVTGGSEIPSPPGGGGNFDGGEIGLEIYDSDSRQLQKLTVQTDGVWEREPATIRVVIDQTKINEGFQRTQQEINAKITDYKAQLEQSVSGEGIQNVTVTAVPGWITDAKSMAVYNPNRLDLKVSGPGTAQQWQVSSASTGGDYLYTGTIVPTQTTWRQELQSLKYKAEINGFVIVMDYSIHFALTYDSCTTDENDEEICEAKSEAKTMNGRYTITVKGGERYFEVFEPNAAGSIHHTAEWAEYHARDRYPNSVANDFYAGERILSQVALQDRHRHPVSGRYPVIVSAQAWISETGMRQTPLQSVLPLVTNSSLLWRGTAYSASKLGSREVGVDIPLMGDKQRGFQKDSSYAVYYFVQFRFDARKGFAYPVKSGGQGHQLDGYRVPFRIIANSWERQGLRNHTTH